A single window of Nicotiana sylvestris chromosome 3, ASM39365v2, whole genome shotgun sequence DNA harbors:
- the LOC104239671 gene encoding photosystem I reaction center subunit VI-1, chloroplastic-like precursor: MASLAAFAAVQPTTNVKGLAGSSITGTKLHLKSSRLNLKPTKSRAGPVVAKYGDKSVYFDLEDLGNTTGQWDLYGSDAPSPYNSLQSKFFETFAAPFTKRGLLLKFLILGGGSTLAYFSSTASGDILPIKKGPQLPPKLGPRGKI, encoded by the exons ATGGCATCTTTGGCAGCCTTTGCTGCAGTGCAGCCCACTACCAATGTCAAGGGTCTAGCTGGAAGCTCTATTACTGGAACTAAGCTTCATCTCAAATCATCTCGCCTCAATTTGAAGCCCACTAAATCCAG GGCTGGCCCTGTGGTTGCCAAATATGGTGACAAGAGTGTATACTTTGATTTGGAGGATTTGGGCAACACCACTGGCCAGTGGGACTTGTATGGATCAGATGCACCTTCACCATACAACTCTCTTCAG AGCAAGTTCTTTGAGACATTTGCTGCTCCATTCACCAAGAGAGGTCTTTTGCTCAAATTCTTGATATTGGGAGGTGGCTCCACCCTTGCCTACTTCAGTTCGACAGCATCAGGGGATATCCTACCAATCAAGAAAGGTCCACAACTTCCACCCAAGCTCGGCCCACGTGGCAAGATCTAA